One Natronobacterium texcoconense DNA window includes the following coding sequences:
- a CDS encoding V-type ATP synthase subunit D, with amino-acid sequence MAKDVKPTRKNLMEIEDRIELSERGHGTLEKKRDGLIMEFMDILDKAQDVRGDLADDYEQAQKKINMARAMEGDVAVRGAAAALQEHPEITTESKNIMGVVVPQIESSRVSKSLDERGYGIMGTSARIDEAAEAYEDLLESIILAAEVETAMKKMLREIETTKRRVNALEFKLLPELYDSQEYIEQKLEEQEREETFRLKKIKDKKEQEEKEAEQETTEDEEEPVEQAAAGGVAGGN; translated from the coding sequence ATGGCCAAGGACGTAAAGCCCACCCGCAAGAACCTGATGGAGATCGAAGACCGCATCGAACTCTCCGAACGCGGGCACGGCACCCTCGAGAAGAAACGGGACGGGCTGATCATGGAGTTCATGGACATCCTGGACAAGGCCCAGGACGTCCGTGGCGACCTCGCCGACGACTACGAGCAGGCCCAGAAGAAGATCAACATGGCACGCGCCATGGAGGGCGACGTCGCGGTTCGCGGGGCTGCAGCCGCACTCCAGGAACACCCCGAGATCACCACTGAATCGAAGAACATCATGGGCGTCGTCGTCCCACAGATCGAATCCTCGCGCGTCTCCAAGAGCCTCGACGAACGCGGCTACGGTATCATGGGCACCTCCGCCCGCATCGACGAGGCCGCAGAAGCCTACGAGGACCTCCTCGAGAGCATCATCCTCGCCGCCGAGGTCGAGACGGCGATGAAGAAGATGCTCCGCGAGATCGAAACGACGAAGCGCCGCGTCAACGCACTCGAATTCAAACTCCTGCCCGAACTCTACGACAGCCAGGAGTACATCGAGCAGAAACTCGAGGAGCAGGAACGCGAGGAGACGTTCCGCTTGAAGAAGATCAAGGACAAGAAAGAGCAAGAGGAGAAAGAAGCCGAACAGGAAACGACAGAAGACGAGGAGGAACCGGTCGAACAGGCCGCTGCGGGTGGCGTCGCCGGCGGAAACTAG
- a CDS encoding DUF5811 family protein, which yields MNGNTPYAGLPGETAAGQRASVDVPDLSRTQKRLLHRDVTRIAARTREYLPNEYVVDSDVSTGVGGPQVTVAVRPPVGHAVSAGFTPDLEDVSEEIITADERDEVARGLAATAALQVKQAIGENVTPTAK from the coding sequence ATGAACGGAAATACGCCGTATGCCGGGCTGCCGGGTGAAACAGCCGCTGGTCAGCGTGCCTCGGTCGACGTTCCGGACCTCTCGAGGACGCAAAAGCGGCTGCTCCACCGGGACGTGACGCGGATCGCCGCGCGCACGCGCGAGTACCTCCCGAACGAGTACGTCGTCGACTCGGACGTCTCGACCGGCGTCGGTGGCCCGCAGGTGACCGTCGCCGTTCGACCGCCGGTCGGCCACGCGGTCAGTGCCGGCTTCACTCCCGACCTCGAGGACGTCTCCGAGGAGATTATCACGGCTGACGAACGCGACGAGGTCGCCCGCGGTCTGGCTGCGACCGCGGCGTTACAGGTCAAACAGGCGATCGGCGAGAACGTAACGCCGACCGCGAAGTAA
- the pepF gene encoding oligoendopeptidase F: MSSVPERSEIDEEYTWDLESIYATDDDWEEAYENVAERVEELSNYEGQVTDDAETLLSVLELRDEIMREVSTVAAYARMRRDEDTTDQHYQALTARSQSLAADAQSASSFIEPELQELTREEFDEMIDDVSDLETYDHYVDDVLRMKPHTRSAEVEELLADLSEVTGATGEVYNMLSNADMEFPTVEDPDGDAVEITQSNFTNLLKRPDREFRQRVYENYFDEWESMRNTVAAAYKNSVKADVKTAQARNYDTAREAALDGPNVPVSVYDNLVETVNDNLEKLHHHAELKREALEVDDLQMWDLYMPLTGDEGPDLEYDQATEYVVDALEPLGEEYQSRVAEGLESRWVDVYENEGKQSGAYSSGTYDTQPFILMNYQDDVASMYTLAHELGHSMHSQFTKEQQPYVYSSYEIFVAEVASTVNEALLTNHLLETVDNPEFRKAVLNEFLERVRSTLYRQTLFAEFEHEAHRLEEEGEPLTADRLDELFGDLKAEYYEPAAVDDRIAREWMRIPHFYRAFYVYQYSTGISAALAITDRIFEEGETAAKDYLEFLRQGSREYPLELLQTAGVDMSSSEPIERALETYGQRLEEMESLLG; this comes from the coding sequence ATGAGTTCAGTCCCCGAACGCTCGGAAATCGACGAGGAGTACACCTGGGATCTCGAGAGCATCTACGCGACCGACGACGACTGGGAGGAGGCCTACGAGAACGTCGCCGAACGCGTCGAGGAACTCTCGAACTACGAGGGACAGGTTACCGACGACGCCGAGACGTTGCTGTCGGTGCTGGAGCTGCGCGACGAGATCATGCGCGAGGTGTCGACCGTCGCGGCCTACGCCCGAATGCGACGGGACGAGGACACCACGGACCAGCACTATCAGGCGCTGACTGCCCGTTCACAGTCGCTCGCGGCCGACGCCCAGTCTGCGTCGTCGTTCATCGAACCCGAACTGCAGGAACTGACCCGCGAGGAGTTCGACGAGATGATCGACGACGTATCCGACCTCGAGACGTACGACCACTACGTCGACGACGTGCTCCGGATGAAACCGCACACGCGGTCGGCGGAGGTCGAGGAACTGCTCGCGGACCTGAGCGAGGTCACGGGTGCGACCGGGGAGGTCTACAACATGCTCTCGAACGCGGACATGGAGTTCCCCACTGTCGAAGACCCCGACGGAGATGCCGTCGAGATCACCCAGAGCAACTTCACCAACCTGCTCAAACGCCCCGACCGGGAGTTCCGCCAGCGCGTCTACGAGAACTACTTCGACGAGTGGGAGTCCATGCGAAACACCGTCGCCGCGGCCTACAAGAACAGCGTCAAGGCAGACGTCAAGACGGCGCAGGCGCGCAACTACGACACCGCCCGCGAAGCCGCGCTCGACGGTCCGAACGTCCCCGTCTCCGTCTACGACAACCTCGTCGAAACCGTCAACGACAACCTCGAGAAGCTCCACCACCACGCGGAACTGAAACGCGAGGCCCTCGAGGTCGACGACCTCCAGATGTGGGACCTCTACATGCCCCTGACCGGCGACGAGGGCCCCGACCTCGAGTACGACCAGGCAACCGAATACGTCGTCGACGCACTGGAACCACTGGGCGAAGAATACCAGTCCCGCGTCGCCGAGGGCCTCGAGTCGCGCTGGGTCGACGTCTACGAGAACGAGGGCAAACAGTCGGGAGCCTACTCTAGTGGCACCTACGACACCCAGCCGTTTATCCTGATGAACTACCAGGACGACGTCGCCTCGATGTACACGCTGGCCCACGAACTCGGCCACTCGATGCACTCCCAGTTCACGAAAGAACAGCAGCCGTACGTCTACTCGAGCTACGAAATCTTCGTCGCCGAGGTCGCAAGCACCGTCAACGAGGCCTTGCTGACGAACCACCTGCTCGAGACCGTCGACAATCCCGAGTTCCGCAAGGCCGTCCTCAACGAATTCCTCGAGCGCGTTCGCTCGACGCTCTACCGCCAGACCCTGTTCGCCGAGTTCGAACACGAGGCCCACCGACTCGAGGAAGAAGGCGAACCCCTCACCGCCGACCGACTGGATGAACTCTTCGGAGACCTGAAGGCGGAGTACTACGAACCAGCAGCCGTCGACGACCGCATCGCCCGCGAGTGGATGCGCATCCCGCACTTCTACCGGGCCTTTTACGTCTACCAGTACTCGACCGGCATCTCCGCCGCGCTCGCGATCACCGACCGTATCTTCGAAGAAGGCGAGACCGCAGCCAAAGACTACCTCGAGTTCCTCCGGCAGGGCTCTCGCGAGTACCCGCTCGAGTTGCTGCAGACTGCTGGCGTCGACATGAGCAGTTCGGAACCGATCGAGCGTGCACTCGAGACGTACGGGCAGCGACTCGAGGAGATGGAGTCGCTGCTGGGCTGA
- a CDS encoding M28 family peptidase, which translates to MDDGFADDERLERALGRAWRDDLPWELLTELTQLPHRMGGSEHEARAAEIVAETFAEAGLEDVEQREFPMHHWQRGHTEFEVVREDGPDRTFAAIALPYSPAGDVEGPLVDVGYGTPEEIAEADLEGGIAVASTTTPAEKRFVHRMEKFGHAVDAGAEAFVFVNHVDGQLPPTGALEFAGEAIAPGIGVSAETGDWLREYAERGAHGRITVDATTDEGSSRNVTGVVGPDTDEEILVVAHYDSHDVAEGALDNGCGIATVAGAASTLSEVADELDRRVRIAGVGCEEIGLLGAEALAEGLDLESVRAVVNVDGAGRFRNLVAMTHGSDDLGNLAERVTDAAGQPVVRDDDPHPFSDHWPFLRAGVPALQLHSDPPEGGERGRGWGHTAADTRDKVDPRNLREHAMLTALLVLELTDEDESVSRIDVADLREKLRAQDYEPGMRAAGIWPDGWNS; encoded by the coding sequence ATGGACGACGGATTCGCTGACGACGAACGTCTCGAGCGGGCGCTCGGTCGAGCCTGGCGTGACGACCTGCCGTGGGAGTTGCTGACCGAACTGACGCAACTCCCACACCGAATGGGTGGCTCCGAGCACGAAGCGCGTGCGGCCGAAATCGTCGCCGAGACGTTTGCGGAAGCAGGCCTCGAGGACGTCGAACAGCGGGAGTTCCCGATGCACCACTGGCAGCGAGGTCACACCGAATTCGAGGTGGTACGCGAGGACGGCCCCGATCGTACGTTCGCGGCGATTGCGCTTCCATACTCGCCTGCTGGCGACGTCGAGGGCCCGCTGGTCGACGTCGGCTACGGTACGCCCGAGGAGATCGCCGAGGCCGATCTCGAGGGGGGAATCGCCGTCGCGAGCACGACCACGCCCGCCGAGAAGCGGTTCGTTCACCGCATGGAGAAGTTCGGCCACGCCGTCGACGCCGGTGCGGAAGCGTTCGTCTTCGTCAATCACGTCGACGGGCAGCTTCCGCCGACGGGTGCACTCGAGTTCGCCGGCGAAGCAATTGCGCCGGGGATCGGCGTCAGCGCGGAGACTGGCGACTGGCTCAGGGAGTACGCCGAACGCGGAGCCCACGGCCGAATTACGGTCGATGCGACAACCGACGAGGGCTCGAGTCGCAACGTCACCGGCGTCGTCGGTCCCGACACCGACGAAGAGATTCTCGTGGTCGCTCACTACGACAGCCACGACGTCGCCGAAGGCGCACTCGACAACGGCTGCGGGATCGCGACGGTCGCCGGCGCAGCGTCGACCCTCTCGGAAGTCGCCGACGAACTCGACCGTCGGGTCCGGATCGCCGGCGTCGGCTGCGAGGAGATCGGGCTGCTCGGCGCGGAGGCGCTGGCCGAGGGCCTCGACCTCGAGTCGGTCCGCGCGGTGGTCAACGTCGACGGTGCTGGCCGGTTCCGGAACCTGGTAGCGATGACCCACGGCTCCGACGATCTCGGTAACCTGGCGGAGCGGGTAACTGACGCGGCCGGGCAACCGGTCGTCCGCGACGACGACCCCCATCCGTTCAGCGATCACTGGCCGTTCCTCCGGGCGGGCGTCCCGGCGCTGCAACTGCACAGCGATCCACCGGAGGGCGGCGAACGCGGCCGTGGCTGGGGCCACACTGCAGCCGACACGCGGGACAAGGTTGACCCGCGAAATCTGCGGGAACACGCCATGCTGACGGCACTGCTGGTGCTCGAGTTGACGGACGAGGACGAATCGGTCTCGCGGATCGACGTTGCGGATCTGCGGGAGAAATTACGAGCGCAGGACTACGAGCCGGGAATGCGAGCCGCTGGAATCTGGCCCGACGGCTGGAACAGTTAG
- a CDS encoding zinc ribbon domain-containing protein encodes MRDDDRGCPKCGHEETEMDEISTTGSGMSRFFDIQNRRFIVVSCTSCGYSELYRGQSSGEIVDLFLG; translated from the coding sequence ATGCGAGACGACGACCGCGGCTGTCCGAAGTGTGGACACGAAGAGACCGAGATGGACGAGATCTCCACGACCGGCAGCGGAATGTCACGTTTCTTCGACATCCAGAACCGCCGGTTCATCGTCGTGAGCTGTACGAGTTGTGGCTACTCCGAACTGTATCGCGGCCAGTCTTCCGGTGAGATCGTCGACCTCTTCCTCGGGTAG
- a CDS encoding pyruvoyl-dependent arginine decarboxylase, protein MSTIRVVWGSASAPTAMSSYDAALADAGIENYNLVSVSSVIPAGVDVEAVGTAPDLGPAGERLTVVEARATTAGPGSVSAALAWSQSRSDDSASKLGPGLFYEAAGEIDPEDVERRVREGIATGQELRDWEFDETQVAVENGQADSGTYTTAVVVAVYGDSDPLL, encoded by the coding sequence ATGAGCACGATTCGAGTCGTCTGGGGTTCTGCCTCTGCGCCGACTGCGATGTCGTCCTACGACGCCGCGCTTGCGGACGCTGGCATCGAGAACTACAATCTCGTCTCTGTCTCCTCGGTGATCCCGGCTGGCGTCGACGTCGAGGCCGTCGGCACCGCACCTGATCTCGGGCCGGCAGGAGAGCGGCTGACCGTGGTCGAGGCGCGAGCGACGACCGCCGGCCCGGGAAGCGTCAGCGCCGCACTTGCGTGGTCACAGTCCCGGTCCGACGACTCCGCGTCGAAACTCGGACCCGGACTCTTCTACGAGGCTGCCGGCGAGATCGACCCCGAAGACGTCGAGCGACGAGTCCGTGAAGGAATCGCCACTGGCCAGGAGCTACGCGACTGGGAGTTCGACGAAACGCAGGTCGCAGTCGAGAACGGACAGGCCGACTCGGGCACCTACACGACAGCAGTCGTCGTCGCGGTTTACGGCGACAGCGACCCGCTGCTGTAA
- a CDS encoding DUF6276 family protein yields the protein MSCSECGSPTIDFSLPERYRASLSTDAAVANCCTRCLTVEPVTDADTDASTPEFGRISDAVPTDQEQAIPLLLALELADSLATNRDAIESLLRDVERAGADPLLAIDRLARDPDLEPRVDLERRSHQIEQLLYYSNN from the coding sequence ATGTCCTGTTCGGAGTGTGGATCGCCGACGATCGACTTTTCCCTTCCCGAGCGGTACCGGGCGTCTCTCTCGACGGACGCCGCCGTCGCGAACTGTTGTACGCGCTGTCTAACTGTCGAACCAGTTACGGACGCCGACACCGACGCGTCGACTCCCGAGTTCGGCCGGATCAGCGACGCCGTTCCGACCGATCAGGAGCAAGCGATCCCACTCCTGCTGGCGCTCGAACTCGCCGATTCACTCGCGACGAACCGAGACGCGATCGAATCGCTACTTCGGGACGTCGAACGGGCAGGCGCGGATCCGTTACTCGCGATCGATCGACTCGCGCGTGACCCCGACCTCGAGCCGCGGGTCGACCTCGAGAGGCGGAGTCACCAGATCGAACAGCTGTTGTACTATAGTAACAACTGA
- a CDS encoding NifU family protein, whose amino-acid sequence MSDSRRADADREDEVRNDVSSFLARNFPQIQGHGGDFSIVDVDVEAGHVEINLSGACTGCGVSPMTTQAIQRRLPGDVEAIDSVAVTTGFDGLGEGSSRDVPPDTPF is encoded by the coding sequence ATGAGTGATTCCCGGCGCGCCGACGCGGACCGCGAAGACGAGGTTCGAAACGACGTCTCGTCGTTTCTCGCGCGAAACTTTCCGCAGATCCAGGGCCACGGCGGTGACTTCTCGATCGTCGACGTCGACGTAGAGGCAGGTCACGTCGAGATCAACCTCAGTGGCGCGTGTACCGGCTGTGGCGTGAGTCCGATGACGACCCAGGCGATCCAGCGACGGCTTCCGGGAGACGTCGAGGCGATCGATTCGGTCGCTGTCACGACCGGCTTCGACGGTCTGGGAGAGGGGTCTTCGCGGGACGTGCCGCCGGATACGCCGTTCTAA
- the pan2 gene encoding proteasome-activating nucleotidase Pan2, which translates to MSRSPSIPDRPHRDIDPDLPEDERLEALRGHFEDLVDVNEQLSTQLEEAEDRRGRLREKVDRVERENETLKSSSLYIATVEDVMDDDGEVVVKQHGNNQEVLTEVSPRIVDRVEAGDRVAVNDSFAIQTVLEAETDARAQSMEITERPEVSYEDIGGINEQVREVREAVEQPLAEPERFEEVGIDPPSGVLLYGPPGTGKTMLAKAVANKTDATFIKMAGSELVRKFIGEGSRLVRDLFEMAREREPAIIFIDEIDAIATTRSESKTSGDAEVQRTMMQLLSEMDGFEARGEIRIIAATNRFDMLDRAILRPGRFDRLIEVPEPDRDGREQILEIHTRGMNVSDEIDFGDLADETEGYSGADVESLATEAGMFAIRNERDEVRHEDFVDALEKLEDDDSSDVISSAGYFYQ; encoded by the coding sequence ATGTCTCGAAGCCCGTCTATTCCCGACCGACCTCATCGCGATATCGATCCCGATCTCCCCGAAGACGAGCGGCTCGAGGCGCTCAGGGGCCACTTCGAAGATCTCGTGGACGTCAACGAACAGCTCTCGACCCAGCTCGAGGAGGCCGAAGACCGCCGCGGCCGCCTCCGGGAGAAGGTCGATCGCGTCGAACGGGAAAACGAGACGCTCAAGAGTTCGTCGCTGTACATCGCGACCGTCGAGGACGTGATGGACGACGACGGCGAGGTCGTCGTCAAACAGCACGGCAACAACCAGGAGGTCCTCACCGAGGTCTCTCCGCGAATCGTCGACCGCGTCGAGGCCGGCGACCGCGTCGCTGTCAACGACTCCTTTGCAATCCAGACGGTGCTGGAGGCGGAGACCGACGCCCGCGCCCAGTCGATGGAGATCACGGAGCGGCCGGAGGTCAGCTACGAGGACATCGGCGGCATCAACGAGCAGGTCCGGGAGGTTCGCGAAGCCGTCGAACAGCCACTCGCCGAACCCGAACGGTTCGAAGAGGTCGGCATCGACCCGCCAAGCGGCGTCCTTCTGTACGGCCCGCCGGGAACCGGGAAGACGATGCTCGCGAAAGCGGTCGCGAACAAGACCGACGCCACCTTCATCAAGATGGCTGGTTCCGAACTCGTCCGCAAGTTCATCGGCGAGGGCTCGCGACTCGTCCGCGACCTCTTCGAGATGGCCCGCGAGCGCGAACCCGCCATCATCTTCATCGACGAAATCGACGCCATCGCGACCACCCGCTCGGAGTCGAAGACCTCCGGCGACGCCGAGGTCCAGCGAACCATGATGCAACTGCTCTCCGAGATGGACGGCTTCGAGGCCCGCGGCGAGATCCGAATCATCGCCGCGACCAACCGCTTCGACATGCTCGACCGCGCTATCCTGCGTCCGGGCCGGTTCGACCGCCTCATCGAAGTCCCCGAACCCGATCGCGACGGCCGCGAGCAGATCCTCGAGATCCACACCCGTGGCATGAACGTCTCCGACGAGATCGACTTCGGCGACCTCGCCGACGAGACCGAGGGCTACTCCGGTGCCGACGTCGAGAGCCTCGCAACCGAGGCCGGCATGTTCGCCATCCGCAACGAACGCGACGAGGTCCGCCACGAGGACTTCGTGGATGCACTGGAGAAACTGGAAGACGACGACTCGAGCGACGTGATTTCGTCGGCCGGCTATTTCTACCAGTAG